TGAAACAGCTATAAACAACCAACTACAAACTGCTGTTGagtcaaaacataaacaaacttTGAGGTTATCCATTATTTAAAGCTATAAAATGATTATATGTTTCACAGTTAAACATAAACAGAGAATCCCATTGGGCAACTACCAACCATCAATAAACCGCTTTTTACCAAATAACAGATATTGACACTTGCCAACAATAAATGGATTGGAACAGTtgcacactttttctttttttaaatccctgtaTGAGGTTTAGTCATCCAAAGTACACCAACTTACAAATAAAAGCTATGTCCTTTAAAATGTAACCCAAAAACAGCAGTCCTACAATCTTACacttgtgaaagaaaaaagttttaaatgttttaaaccgTGTTTGCTTCAAATCCCACGTAATTGTTGAAACTCTTATATGTGGCATTGCTGTATTGGTTTGAATTAGTCTGTAGAAACACTGATATAATACTGTTCTGTACTATAAAACTGGAGTAACGCACGCATAACTGAAGCAGTTGTCTCAGCCAAACATTTTAAGTGTATTCATTTCATCATACAggattcatgttttttctggTCCCTTCAGTGCATTTCATTCAAGAAGTTAAGAGTAACTTCAGGTAGACTACCTTATTTGACAGCTCAAACATTCCTTCTTGTCTATAACTCAAActttaaagatgaaaacaaCCTGGCCTGTGACCAGAGGCAAAACTGACAGGACAACAGCAGTGGAATGTGCATTAACGTGACCCGACAGGTTGGGTTTTGCAgactactttttaaaaaaatcttaacctTATAATCGTGTTGCATGTTATAAAACAGTACATTTGTGGAGGAATATGACTCCAGATATTATCCGGatgatatatacagtaccagtcaaaagtttggacaccccttctcattcaatggtttttctttatttttatttttttctacattgtagattaatattgaagacatccaaactatgaaggaacacatatggaattatgtggtaaacaaacaaatgctcaacaaaccagaatatgttttatattttacattcttcaaagtagttgaatgagaagttgtgtccacacttttgactggttactGTATATCACTTATGAATAATGGATTTTTGCAAGATTTGACATAATATCCCTCTTTGAATCTGCAAACAAGAATAAAGTGGACTAGGTATACATATTGACATTTATCTTTCATATTAACCAAGTTATTGGATGACACCTTAGGGACTTGTTACAGCTTGTCACCTAAATCTATTAAAGCAGATCTCTTATTGAGCAAGGCCATCATAAATCATAAACTCAGTGACTTACTTTTATGTAATATTGGGATTAAAGagaacaattaattaattaataaactgTATGTGTTAATATTGAGTTAATCTTTATATTGTTCCTATTTAAGCATTTTGCCAACAGTTTAAGTAAAGCCAACACTTGATAATGGCTTGACTTGAACTGTCAGATGATGCAATCTGCTGCACATCCAGgtaatgctaatgctaagctagttGCTAACCCTACTGCTGCTGCTAGCACACCCACGTGACACCGCACACCTGTCCCCGCTGCTCTTACCCCTGGGCTTCCTCTTTAGTCATGTCGACCTATGATCTTGGAGAATGAGACCGAAAATATTGTCACGGTTGTTTGGCAGAGAGAAGCAGCAACACATCAGCTGTTCAAAGCATGGACGTGCACCGGAAGGAAGGACTTGTTTTGACGGAGCACCAAACCAGCCGGATGCTTTGGACGTTCCGGCTAGAAACGAATGTCTTCAAAGTAATAGTTCCGAGTCATTTAGTCATGCCTGCTCATGGGGAGACTAgactaaatattattatattattattatattcctttattgatccccatgggggaaattcaagtgttgcagcagctcaactacacagacacagacaataaatacacatactatacaactacacagacaataaatacacatactatacaactacacagacacatacaatacaacacacatactatacaactacaactacacagacaataaatacacatactatacaactacacagacaataaatacacatactatacaactacacagacaataaatacaactatacaacagacaataaatacacatactatacaactacacagacaataaatacacatactatacaactacacagacacagacaataaatacacatactatacaactacacagacaataaatacacatactatacaactacacagacaataaatacacatactatacaactacacagacaataaatacacatactatacaactacacagacaataaatacacatactatacaactacacagacacagacaataaatacacatactatacaacaaaaaaataatggaaacaCCTGATGGAAAATGGTGTAAAACTTATCTCAGAGCATAATTAAACATACTGCTACGGAATGGGATCATATTATATCAATTAGAAATAAGTAGGATACTTTGATGAGTGAAGTATCTGGACAACATGACGAAATAGACATAGCCTTCAGAAAGTCTAAATCACATGACtgcatgttacattacattacattacattacagtcatttagcagacgcttttatccaaagcgacttacaggaagtgtattcaacataggtattcaagagaactactagtcaccagaagtcataagtgcatctcctttcttaaacaagcatcttaaagcataaaccagagcaaaagtatagtgcagaagcaaattactacgaaaacaataattgcaacagactaatacgaatataataagtgctacaaactactacgaatatgtggttttatttctctcttattgtacttacatatacatataattaaCTAGGAATATGTACACAGGAAGCAGAAGTGTGAATGTATATAAATTGCACCAATGACCAATagtaaaacttaaataaaatagtaattTACAATTCAAATGTTCTGCATGTTGTAAAAGATACAAATAGGGCAAAGAATAGGTACTGGATGAttatgtatagtatgtatatgtTGAGATGTCTATTGTATATCCAGCGTGTTatgcacatatttaaaacattataaatgattGACTGTGTGTATGATAAATGTAATAGTTTGTGTGTAGTTCTGTTTCCGATATAGAGTAAGAGCCTACATGCCAAAAATAATAGGAATGGTTAAATGACCACCTTGAGAAAATCAAATCTTAGCCTGTGGTCTAaagtattttaaacttttaaatatctGAAGTACGTAACTCAACATTCACACCCACAACAACATGCATTCAAACACCTCCATGTCTGGTCACAAGgtagtcatatatatatatctatatatacactTGAACACTAAAAGTGACAATCTGTATGAAATAACTTTCATGCCTTTGGTCGAGTGCACTAAGTGCATCCAGGTATCCAGTGACCTTTGCAAGAATGTCCGAGCATAGCGAGTGCTGGTGGTTTGAATACAGTGGGGGGTCATCAaagcttttctcaggctgtggcCACAGGAGCTCCTGATGCAGGAAATAGCCTTCCTGCTACTCActttcaaaccaaaacaatgtaaCCATTAGTGGAGCAGGTCACTGCCCAAATGGAACCTgtggtatttattttcttttcatccttaGCAAAAGGCCTTTAACACAATCTCTGCACTTACTGGTAGTTATACTGTCACTCGAAGTTTAATACTTCTCAACAACAAATCTTTAATGAGGCCATACACATTCTGGACAGTGACTCAAGTTGCAATTAGAAATTTGGACGCACACTGGTAATGAATCACCAGTAGAAAGCAGTTCCTCTCCAGTTCAACAGCTTTGCCCTTTAACCCACAGAACAAACAAGAAACTCTTGACTTCttcaacatacacacatgagTTTGTTTTAACTAATATATTAGATGTCAGAAAGGTTGGATTTTTGCAACAAATTTGCACAGGAAGTTTATGTTGAGGTTTTGCAAGAGATGGCTACAGTATCATGAGAATATTATTGTGTTAATAAACAGATTTTAGTATGGAGGAGGCAATATATGTTGTTGAGCAGTGAATGTTTTCTCATCATACAGAGAGAACAAAGGCTTTAATTATGAATGAAAGGACACCTTCTTGCGACTGATGGTTTATTCCCAAAGGGGCCCTGAGTACTGTTTGTGCACTCAAGTGGGCACTTTGGACAATTTGGATGGAaggatggtgttttttttgtggtcatAATGGTTAAGTATTTAGAAAAATGGTATGAAACAAATCCAAGGGACCCAAAAAATCACTAAAATTTGAGATGTGGTGAATTCAAGGGACATTATTTCatattgttgtgtatttgtgaaCCATGTCCTTCCTGTGGTCTTTACAGAGCCTCTGTTATGGGCAAATGATATCAAAGTTTTTAAATCATGGTTAGGATAAGATGAGATAAAGCTTTTATATATCAAGGGGAATTGTAAAGAAAGGTTTAGAGTTGaatctatatattatatttgggATATCTGACATGTAATTTATATCCATATTATCCCCCATGTTATCAGTTCACTGTGTTACTGTGCATATGCTATGTGTATGGTGGCTGATATGATCCTAAAGCCTCTAACAACCCCTTCCTGATGAAGGTGAAAGAAGCCACTGAAGCGGATTCATCTGAACACTTGAAGTGTTAATCACAGATCCGTCCCTGCACAGACTGAGGCAGCGCAGCTCTTATGCTAATTCTGAAACAGCTGGAGACATTTTATACTGAAAAAGAGCACCTTTTGTTTTATCCCGTTGCACTGTGAGAGACCAGAGCCCCAAAATATCCATTAACCTTGTGGCCTGATGGGGACActtcacaccttttttttttacatgtaaagaaatggaaatgtttCTCCATTGGAGCTTTGAATGGAGGCCAGCGTTACACTGCTCTGCGGCCATTTGACGACTTCATTCTCCTTGACATCCATTGTTGCCAGCTTCCTTTGGTCTCCAACTTGACCATCACCCTCTCACGAGTACACCCAGATTAAATCTCTAGTATGTATTGAAGATAGAAGAGCCCACAAGAAGATTGATGTCAGCGTCTGTGTTCGAAACTTGTCAACTTTATGTCTTATCTTGTCATATGTAATTCTACGAGATTTATTGCCAATGATATATTGCATGAGTGCTAAACAAAGTATATGTGTGCCAATTTGCATTTTCAGAATGTATTACTCCTGAATACTATTATGTTTTGAAATAGCTCAGTTGACCCACTGACCCACTAAAGTGAATTAGGATAACACTTGTTTACAAGCCAATCATAATAGAGGCAGTATATCTTGCTAACTGTGAAAGAAAAGTGGAAATGAAAGGGGAACTTAACAtgctattttatttgtttaggaGCCATATGGTTGCTAATTATAACCAAAGATTGTAGCTTTTGTGTCATGGCTGCTTAAGATGTGAAATTGCACAGATGTTCTTGCAATTACAGGGCCTGTCTGCTCAGCCCTCCTTCTGCTTTCTAGCCAGATCAGGTGGAGACATTTGGGTTGACCCTCCCCCCACATCCCctccctccaacacacacacatctcatcCCCCAACCCCTGAGGGAAGGAGGAGCTGGTTTTAGGTGAAAACAACACACcacacattatttaattttttttaaaatttatttacataaaaaacaggttaaaaatggtaaaaacaattaaaaaaagcagcatgCAGTTTCGTTCTTTTTAACAAAACGTCCAGTGTGAATGACGGCAATAAATAACAGCTTTCAGAAAATCACACAGTTtaagtgcaaacacacaaatgctaCAAACTATGTACAGTACTATGTCTAAGAGCAGCTACCATCCATGAAAAACAGAGTAGGGCATTGTTTACCTGACCTTTGATACAGTAGCATAGATTGTAAAGATGGAAATAGAGAAAATGGTTCTTGATCGTAAAGCTGAGTGAATGAAAATGAGGCACTGCCTGCAGGCAAAATCTGCTTTGAAGAACATCAAACTTGCACAAATTGCAATAAGAACACAATTGCAGTAAACAAGGCgaacaaatgaaaaagtataaaaaactcttttttttttacatctgtacAAATGTAGTAAGTTCTTTGAAATTGAAgcttagttttgttttctctcctgagAGTATCAAGGCTGCTTGACTGTTTGTTAACTTGACAAAACACTTGAGGACTCGGACTCAGTTGACACGGATGAAATTGCTCCTCGCTTTTTGGTCATGAGAGTTACTTTCTGACTTGATCTGCTGCTGGCTGTCAGTGCAATCCTGGCTGATTTCTTGAACTTCACTCCCAGGAAAGCATAGAGGATGGGGTTAAGGCAGCAGTGAAAATAGGCCAGCGCCTCTGTGATAGAAATCCACCTCTCCACCGCTTGTTGCAGGTTACAAGAGAAAGAGAACGCATTCAGCATCATCAGGTTGTCCAAAAAGATGCCAACACAGTAGGGCAGCcagcaggagaaaaaacaaaggatgAGGATGATCGTGGTCTTCAGCGCTTTCCTCTTCAGAGCCTGGCCCTTGGAGCCTTGCGACAGCCTGGCGATGATGATGCAGTAGCAGATGAGGATGACCAGACCGGGCAGTACGAAGCCCACCAGGATGTGCTGGAAGCGAAAAACAACTGTCCAAATGGCATTGTGCATTTGCGGGTAGATGCGCTGGCAGATGATCCTGGAGTCTGCCGTCTCGATGCTTTCGTCTAAAAAGGGGTAGTTTGAAGAGCCCGTGTTTTGCACCCTGGCAAACACCAGGTCAGGCACAGTCAGTACAGCCGCAGGCAGCCACACACCAACATAGATCACTTTGCTTGCAAGCAGCTTCCTCGTGGCTTGGCTGTTGGTGGCTCGCACAACTGCCAAGTATCTGTCCAGACTGATGAAGGCCAGGATCAAAACGCTGCTGTACAGGTTCACTGTGTAGATCATGTGCACGGACACACAGAGGAAACCCCCAAAGTACCAGTTCTTGGCTGCATCCACAGCCCAGAAGGGCAGCGTGAGGACGAACAGGAGGTCCGCCACAGAGAGATGGAGCCGGTACTTGTCCGTCATGGTTTTGACCTTTTTCTGATAGCCCATGACAATAACCACTAATCCATTGCCAATGATGCCCAGAATGAATATAATCCCGTAAACTGTCGGCAGGAAGATCTTGTTGAAGTCGTTGCTGAGCGCTCTGCCACATGGCTCTGGGAAGTCCATGCCAAATTCTCCAGACTCCTCTGAGATGTTGTCAGTACTGTTGTCGAAGAAGTCGAATGAAATGtcaagctgtaaaaaaaaaaaaaaaaaaaggaaaaaaaaggaatgtaaaAGTTAGAAAACAGTTGGGATCTAGATAGTTGTTCACATTACTTAACACAATACCTCTTTTCTTTGAAATACAGTCTGCTCTTTAGAGTTTGTTAAAAGTTTTGAATTTAACTTTTCTCAAAGTAATTTTATCATTGaatgtatacatttaaaaagcagtttatgataaaaaaaaaaatgaatattgttaATTATACAGCACTGTAAACacgaattaaaaaaatatatataaattaaaatgaatttgaacattttaattgcAATTAAACAGCCTCCAGCAGTCCGCACTGCCACATGTGAGAAAAATACCAATAAAGGAACTCACCTCCATGTTGTCCATGTTGTTCTGATAACCTAACTTCAGGACTTGAGCGTGTGTTGTGTGCTTGCAGCGGGTTGATCAGTTGCCAGTCCATAAGCAAACaactctctctatatatatatatatatataggaggaggaggaggaggaggaggaggaggaggaggaggaggaccggtGCGCCTGACCCCGCCCCCGcccccaggaggaggaggaggagcggcaGGATGCGCTCGTTTCCAAAAACGGGTCGACTATAAAACCAAATGATTGCTTGTGGTGAGTGCGGCAGTTTGTGAAAGTTTGTGTGCgtaaacccccccccacacacaaaaaaacgttGAAGCGAGTCTCTGGAGTAAACATGTGAAAGGACTGCTGTTGGAGAGTGTGTTGTTAGTATTGGGCAactgtgacatttatttaatgacaCAACACTTAGATTCATCTTCAGTGTATTTATGCTGACTCTAACTCTGAGTGGTTCAATGCAATAGGATGGAAAGACCTTTGCAAACAAGTACTAATCCTCTGATATGTTTTGGGGAAAGAATAAAGCCTGATAAACCTTATGACATTACACTAACATCATAATAGTAGTATTACAATGAAGGGAGGCAGGAACACCATATGAAGATCATAGATACACTAGGGATTTCATTGGACATATAACTCATATAAAAGTGAACTATTGTAAAGTGCACTGAAGACCCACAAACATAGCATGCTGCGATGTTACCTCGGCAGATAAATATGCTGTTAAGTTCAATAAGTTCACGAGTAATTGATACTATGTTTCAGATGTCTGTTCAGGAGAGCTGTTGGAAAATTGGAGTAATTTTTGGATTacacatgctttttttctggCGTTATATCATCAGCTCAGCAGCAGCCTCATAAATCGCACCTCCCTCCTCATTCTGCATGAGGCGAGGATGACATTTATATTGGTCGTTCAGGGACTTCTCCCAGCCTCATATTTATCTCTACAAATCACTTTATAACTGTGTCTGATGACAGTTTTCATCAGCGCAGGTTTGAATCTGTCCTCACCTTTTATACACACCCTGTCTCTTCTCAAGTGCTGTTAAGTCTGCGCTGCCAACTGCTAAATGACCCCCAGTTGATTTGAAAAGAACCACACACCCTATAATGTGGGATTTCTATCAAACGGCTATCGAGCCTCACAGTGTAGAACATCCATTCTCTCACTGCTTTACACACCCTCTCTGATTTCAGTTATGGAATGATGACAGGGCCAGGACCACACGAAACTGCTTTCAGACGAAGCTGACGGTTGTCTGAAACCGAATCTCCTCCATGTGGCATGCAAATAGTCTCTCTATGTCTTTGATATATGAGAGCAGTTATAGATTCAGTGAGTCAATCTGCATCATTGATCTCTGATGTCTCCCCCTCGTGTTAAAGAGGGTTTCTTAGAGCATTATATTTTGACATCAGCACATTGCCATGGAACCAAAACAacctttcttcttttattaaattGCATTTATATTCATCTTCAGTGTTGCATTAGTAgattatgctttttttccttctatttaTGAGATTCATCATATTGTGATGACAGCACTGTAAAGATTTCTCATTCTTTTCCTACTATATAGGAGGTAAATTAAGGTATGATTAAGATTTAGCAACTGTAAATCACTGTGTTGAAGGTAGGCTACAGCACATTACAAAATGGTGTGATCtgaaaaacccccaaaacaccAGCAGTGAGCTGTGATGTCAATCTGTACAATAAGGGTCTCATAAAAAATGAGGAAGTTTGGAAAAATATTAAAGTCATGGCTGAATCATAAAAATCCCTTCTATTAGTAAAATATCAGATAATAACCACAGACATTTGTGTTGTGACTGTACTAGGAATTATTGACGCCTAAACTATCCTCTCTAATGCAGATTATCAAATgataataactttgttttgacACTGAGTTGAACAATTTGAAGATAACGTTTAGATGGAAAAGATGTAATCTATAGCCACTTCACGAAAGATTTGCTGTTACTCCTTGTCTTGTACGACCAAATTCCCCCAATGTGAaggatgtatttttcttttcgaTTTCTTAGAACAGGGGTAGTTAGAAACTGCAGAAAAggaaacactcacacagtttgATTTACAAGCAATCGGTTGAAAATGCAGTGTTGAAACACCACACTGATGTGAGCACAAGAAATGcagacaaaaaataatttaagagCTCAGTGATTATGACTTTAATACAATACCGAAACATTGATGAATGGATAATCTAATAATCAGCAATAGTAGAGCATTCAAAGACAGTTTGTTGTAGActaatcctgtgtgtgtgtgtgtgtgtgtgtgtgtgtgtgtgtgtgtgtgtgtgtgtgtgtgtgtgtgtgtgtgtgtgtgtgtgtgtgtgtgtctgtcgtCTTCAGATCCTCCTCCAGTTGGAGTCCTGAGGAGAGGAACAGGGGGAATCTGCAGCTCATAGAAAGGCCACTGTATTGGTATGACGTTCTTATCAATGTCATTCAGATGCACACCATTTCTCTGTTATCTGCCTGCAAGCAGTACTCTTGAATTCCATCTGTGTGCTGAATGACATAcagtatttctctttttacacTCCCTATCGCTTTCACTATAAAGGAGGATTTCCACTGACTAACCGGGAACACTTCTTCTGAAGCGTTAATACGtttttcacagctgtaaatTTTGCTCAAATTCCCATAAGCAGTTACATGGTAAAACATCACTTTGCCATCCttacataaaacatacatttgaaaaGGAAATGTCTCACATATTTAAAACTCAACAAAATTCCACCAACAATAAAGCATTCACAAGGTCAGAACAGTTCATGAGTCATAACTAAGTTAATGTTCAGAGATGTTAGGAAAATACTAAAATTGGAAGTGGAATTTCACTAGAAAGCTCAGATTCATCAAAATACTGACTTGGGTACAGATACTGTATGTTGATTGGCGAGACAAAAGTAttgaatgtttttccttttttcttggCATAAACGTTCAATTGATTTTgaattcatacatttaaaaaagggcaaaaaacccaacatttccAGTGCAGCGTTTGTACTCTGCTTTGTAGCTTTTCAGGTATAATCAGTGCACTCCTTTTGCTTTCATCATCCGCAGTGTCCGTGTGTACATGGGGCTTATCATTT
The Anoplopoma fimbria isolate UVic2021 breed Golden Eagle Sablefish chromosome 16, Afim_UVic_2022, whole genome shotgun sequence genome window above contains:
- the cxcr4b gene encoding C-X-C chemokine receptor type 4b, encoding MDNMELDISFDFFDNSTDNISEESGEFGMDFPEPCGRALSNDFNKIFLPTVYGIIFILGIIGNGLVVIVMGYQKKVKTMTDKYRLHLSVADLLFVLTLPFWAVDAAKNWYFGGFLCVSVHMIYTVNLYSSVLILAFISLDRYLAVVRATNSQATRKLLASKVIYVGVWLPAAVLTVPDLVFARVQNTGSSNYPFLDESIETADSRIICQRIYPQMHNAIWTVVFRFQHILVGFVLPGLVILICYCIIIARLSQGSKGQALKRKALKTTIILILCFFSCWLPYCVGIFLDNLMMLNAFSFSCNLQQAVERWISITEALAYFHCCLNPILYAFLGVKFKKSARIALTASSRSSQKVTLMTKKRGAISSVSTESESSSVLSS